A section of the Methanosarcina mazei S-6 genome encodes:
- a CDS encoding flavodoxin domain-containing protein has translation METRTLVAYASKYGSTKEVAESITKILQENGLTVDLEHAKKVHSLEEYSAVVLGAPIYVTHLHKDAAGFLSKHHEALKKLPVAIFVLGPLSNEEEEWKEARSNLDKDLGKFPWFRPVDTKIFGGKFDPKNLRFPDSLLARLPASPIHNMPASDIRDWIEIRDWAGQLATRLQPALT, from the coding sequence ATGGAAACCAGAACTCTTGTGGCTTATGCTTCGAAATACGGTTCAACAAAGGAAGTAGCTGAGTCGATCACAAAGATCTTGCAGGAAAATGGCCTTACAGTAGACCTTGAGCACGCGAAAAAAGTGCATTCTCTTGAGGAATATTCTGCTGTCGTGCTTGGTGCACCAATTTATGTAACCCACCTGCATAAAGATGCAGCAGGTTTTCTTTCGAAGCACCATGAAGCGCTCAAAAAACTGCCGGTTGCAATTTTTGTACTCGGACCGTTGAGTAATGAGGAAGAGGAGTGGAAAGAAGCACGTTCAAATTTGGATAAAGATCTGGGAAAGTTTCCCTGGTTCAGACCAGTTGACACAAAAATATTTGGAGGTAAGTTCGATCCGAAAAATCTGCGTTTTCCTGACAGCTTACTTGCCAGACTGCCTGCAAGCCCCATACACAATATGCCGGCAAGCGACATCCGGGACTGGATAGAAATCCGAGACTGGGCGGGCCAGCTTGCCACCCGGCTTCAGCCTGCTTTGACATAA
- a CDS encoding MscL family protein: MGLIGEFKEFLYEYKVIPLAIALIMGIASTAFIKSFVDNIIMPIITPFIPGGAWRTATIDIGPIVLGWGAFLGELINFIIIAFVVFIIAKKVLKEEKVEKR, encoded by the coding sequence GTGGGACTTATTGGTGAGTTTAAGGAATTTCTTTATGAGTACAAAGTAATTCCCCTGGCAATTGCTTTGATTATGGGTATCGCATCGACGGCTTTTATAAAATCCTTTGTGGACAACATTATTATGCCGATCATAACACCTTTTATCCCCGGAGGGGCCTGGAGGACAGCAACGATTGATATCGGTCCGATAGTACTGGGCTGGGGTGCTTTTCTCGGAGAACTGATAAACTTCATAATTATTGCATTTGTGGTCTTTATTATCGCCAAAAAAGTGCTGAAAGAAGAAAAAGTTGAGAAAAGATAA
- a CDS encoding cob(I)yrinic acid a,c-diamide adenosyltransferase gives MAGGMVYIYTGEGEGKTTNALGLALRAVGHGYSAVIIQFMKGRKYIGEYKIKDRLAPEYEIHQFGREEFIDFRNPVPLDYELAEKGLEFAKEALGKKPRILVLDEINLAAHFGIVKTEDILKLLEDIPEETTVILTGRRAPEELVERADLVTEMKFVKHPFEKKVPAKEGLEY, from the coding sequence ATGGCCGGTGGCATGGTATACATTTATACTGGGGAAGGGGAAGGAAAGACAACAAATGCACTCGGGCTGGCTCTCAGAGCGGTAGGACACGGATACAGTGCAGTAATTATCCAGTTCATGAAAGGTAGAAAGTACATAGGGGAATACAAAATTAAGGACAGGCTCGCACCGGAATACGAGATCCACCAGTTCGGAAGGGAAGAGTTCATAGATTTCAGGAACCCTGTGCCTCTGGATTATGAGCTGGCAGAAAAAGGACTCGAATTCGCAAAAGAAGCCCTCGGAAAGAAGCCCAGAATACTGGTGCTGGACGAGATAAACCTTGCAGCTCATTTTGGCATTGTGAAAACAGAAGATATCCTGAAATTGCTGGAAGACATCCCTGAAGAGACAACAGTCATTCTGACAGGCCGGAGAGCTCCAGAAGAACTGGTAGAAAGGGCAGACCTGGTAACTGAAATGAAATTTGTGAAGCATCCTTTTGAAAAAAAAGTCCCTGCAAAGGAAGGGCTTGAATATTGA
- a CDS encoding LysE family transporter, whose product MLDFIEYFGFGAFLGLAAGTSPGPLLAVTISETLQHGKWDGIKVAVSPLITDLPIVLAVLFVLSHLTSSDLFIGIIAFSGASYLIYSGVESLKIKKGSIELSAEKSGALKKGIIVNFGNPHPYVFWLSIGGPLIFKSLSIHVWATILFIAGFYLLLVGSKIIVALIVEKSKYFINSKYYLSIVHALGIAQIIFGLTFIKVGMDSLRLI is encoded by the coding sequence ATGCTTGATTTTATTGAATATTTCGGCTTTGGAGCATTTCTCGGGCTTGCTGCAGGAACATCCCCAGGCCCTCTTCTGGCTGTAACCATTTCCGAAACTCTGCAACATGGCAAGTGGGACGGAATAAAGGTCGCAGTTTCTCCTTTAATTACCGACCTGCCAATAGTTCTGGCTGTACTCTTTGTTCTGTCACATCTTACAAGTTCTGATCTATTTATAGGAATTATTGCTTTTTCTGGGGCTTCATACCTGATATATTCAGGAGTCGAATCCCTTAAAATTAAAAAGGGAAGCATTGAATTAAGTGCAGAAAAGAGTGGTGCCCTTAAAAAAGGGATTATTGTTAATTTTGGAAACCCTCACCCATATGTATTCTGGCTGTCCATAGGAGGGCCGCTAATTTTTAAAAGCCTGAGTATTCATGTCTGGGCTACAATTTTATTCATAGCAGGCTTTTATTTGCTCCTGGTAGGGTCAAAGATAATTGTTGCGTTGATTGTGGAGAAGTCAAAGTATTTCATAAACAGCAAATATTATCTGTCTATAGTCCATGCTCTTGGAATCGCCCAGATTATATTTGGACTGACATTTATTAAAGTGGGTATGGATTCATTGAGGTTAATTTGA